Proteins encoded in a region of the Triticum dicoccoides isolate Atlit2015 ecotype Zavitan chromosome 3A, WEW_v2.0, whole genome shotgun sequence genome:
- the LOC119268362 gene encoding putative cytochrome c oxidase subunit 5b-like → MWRRLQTLAPALHRAAAAAGAAPSPASARAAPLSTAVAAFRRTGPLLSADKPAAAGTSVEDVMPIATGLEREELEAELQGKKRFDMDPPVGPFGTKEAPAVIESYFDKRIVGCPGDEGEDEHDVIWFWLKKDEPHECPVCSQYFVLKVIGDGGNPDGHDDDDDGHHH, encoded by the exons ATGTGGCGCCGCCTCCAAACCCTAGCCCCCGCCCTCCACCGCGCTGCCGCCGCAGCCGGCGCGGCCCCCTCCCCGGCCAGCGCCCGGGCCGCTCCCCTCTCCACGGCGGTCGCGGCCTTCCGCCGCACTGGGCCCCTCCTCTCTG CGGACAAGCCGGCGGCGGCAGGGACGAGTGTGGAGGACGTCATGCCCATAGCCACGGGGTTGGAGCGCGAGGAGCTCGAGGCGGAGCTCCAG GGGAAGAAGCGCTTCGACATGGATCCTCCTGTCGGTCCCTTCGGTACCAAG GAGGCACCAGCCGTCATTGAGTCCTATTTTGACAAGAGAATAGTAGGTTGCCCTGGTGATGAAGGAG AGGATGAGCATGACGTCATATGGTTCTGGTTGAAAAAAGATGAGCCACATGAATGCCCAGTCTGCTCACAATACTTTGTG CTTAAGGTCATTGGTGATGGTGGAAATCCAGATgggcatgatgatgatgatgatggtcatCACCACTAA